The Spirosoma radiotolerans genome has a window encoding:
- a CDS encoding DNA-3-methyladenine glycosylase family protein: MSPDSPALRHLALDPVMARIIAETPSPKIFNDYADDLYMALLESIVSQQISVKAADAIFGRFRALFPDNYPDAKALLLKTTDELRSAGLSFQKIKYLQSVATFSLEKPMDRAHVDAMTDEEIVQYLLPIKGVGRWTVEMLLMFVLNRPDIFPIDDLVIRQRMMRAYPEQTNGLTGKPLYKVLLDLAEPWRPYRTTASRYLWRWQPS; encoded by the coding sequence ATGTCTCCCGACTCCCCAGCCCTCAGGCACCTTGCCCTTGATCCGGTCATGGCCCGTATTATTGCCGAAACACCATCGCCCAAGATTTTCAACGACTATGCTGACGATCTATACATGGCTCTGTTGGAAAGTATTGTGTCTCAGCAAATTTCCGTAAAAGCGGCCGATGCTATTTTTGGCCGTTTCCGGGCGCTCTTCCCCGATAATTACCCGGATGCGAAGGCGCTGCTGCTTAAAACGACGGATGAGCTCCGCAGTGCAGGCCTGTCTTTTCAGAAGATCAAGTATCTCCAAAGTGTAGCCACGTTCTCACTCGAAAAGCCAATGGATCGGGCCCATGTGGATGCGATGACCGATGAAGAAATTGTGCAGTATCTGTTGCCCATCAAAGGCGTTGGTCGCTGGACAGTAGAAATGCTGCTCATGTTTGTCTTGAACCGCCCCGATATTTTCCCCATTGATGATCTGGTGATTCGGCAACGGATGATGCGGGCGTATCCGGAACAAACCAACGGCCTAACGGGTAAACCGCTTTACAAGGTTTTGCTTGACCTTGCCGAACCTTGGCGGCCCTATCGCACAACCGCCAGCCGGTACCTCTGGCGGTGGCAACCAAGCTAA
- a CDS encoding FeoB-associated Cys-rich membrane protein gives MQELLIFLIFAVALGYLGYRAYQNFSAKKAGCGKGCGCATDTKLSARPTAK, from the coding sequence ATGCAGGAACTCCTCATTTTTCTGATTTTTGCCGTGGCTTTAGGCTATTTGGGTTATCGGGCTTACCAGAATTTTTCAGCGAAAAAGGCGGGTTGTGGCAAAGGATGTGGCTGTGCCACAGATACTAAGCTGTCGGCACGGCCTACCGCAAAATGA
- a CDS encoding inositol monophosphatase family protein: protein MALDLAAITQEICTIATDAGAFLLQERSRFQREAIEYKGLNNLVSYVDKETEKQLVEKLRQLLPEAGFITEEGTTGQEADQSALNWIIDPLDGTANFIHDLPVFSVSIGLAQGKTPIAGVIYDPNRNECFSAWQGGGAFCNGRPISVSPATQLGESLIATGFPYYAFDKMQAYLRILESLMQQTHGLRRMGSAAIDLAYVAAGRFEAFYEYNLNSWDMAAGVLLVREAGGVVSDFEGGDDFLFRGDVVAACGIHPELMKVMREFWR, encoded by the coding sequence ATGGCACTTGACCTAGCCGCGATTACCCAGGAAATCTGTACCATTGCTACGGATGCGGGCGCTTTTTTACTTCAGGAACGGAGTCGCTTTCAGCGCGAAGCCATCGAATACAAAGGGTTGAATAACCTGGTGTCTTACGTAGACAAAGAAACCGAAAAGCAGTTGGTCGAAAAACTGCGGCAGTTACTGCCCGAAGCGGGTTTTATTACCGAAGAGGGCACTACGGGGCAGGAAGCGGATCAATCGGCGCTGAACTGGATCATTGACCCTCTGGATGGGACGGCCAATTTTATTCATGACCTGCCCGTCTTCTCGGTGAGCATTGGGTTGGCGCAGGGGAAAACGCCCATTGCTGGTGTTATCTACGATCCTAACCGGAATGAATGTTTTTCGGCCTGGCAAGGAGGAGGGGCCTTTTGTAATGGCAGGCCAATCTCCGTTTCGCCCGCCACCCAGTTGGGTGAGAGCCTGATTGCCACCGGTTTCCCATATTACGCGTTTGACAAAATGCAGGCATATCTGCGCATTCTGGAATCGCTGATGCAACAAACGCACGGCTTACGCCGAATGGGGTCGGCGGCTATTGACCTGGCTTACGTTGCTGCGGGTCGGTTCGAAGCGTTTTACGAATACAACCTAAATTCCTGGGACATGGCCGCTGGGGTACTACTCGTTCGGGAAGCCGGTGGCGTTGTCAGCGACTTCGAAGGTGGAGATGACTTCCTGTTCCGGGGCGATGTGGTGGCCGCCTGTGGTATCCACCCGGAGTTGATGAAGGTGATGCGTGAGTTCTGGCGGTAA
- a CDS encoding ATP-dependent nuclease: MYISKFILENIRCFGGNHTIDSSKNINLIVGHNNSGKSTILKSIYHLQGYNFSDADRTIDTNRSSITINLETNKNFYDFNNFPNNPYTVELVEDVKVKFNFSKIRDTFAITSGIEMFNKGDGASALNVTFDPYLRISNKNLIYPYFSNRRFKSYSKSILRSEREKVEDLSNLFAKIDFLSTSNRNISNLYREACENILGFYIGTEQDEEGKHAAFAIDDYRSIPLTSMGDGVPNILGLITDLCLADDKIFLIEEPENDIHPKALKALLKLILEKSTTNQFFISTHSNIVVRTLGANNSTKIFQITTANDFSTFVKIPHSKILEISNDSRDRLKLLEDLGYDVYDYALWKGWLFLEESSAETIINEILIPNFCDDLRNKLRTFSSNGFDGISEKYKSFSSLFIYSHLDSLYKDRAWVIIDAGEKENSEIEKLKKYFPEGKINNQFRQLSKHNFEEYYPDKFSEQISEIENIDTLTLSKDEKVSLKKKLKKQLLNEVKEWYSKEPNEAKSAFEKSASEVINILKQIQEILK, encoded by the coding sequence ATGTATATAAGTAAATTTATCCTAGAAAACATTAGGTGCTTTGGCGGAAATCACACAATAGATTCGTCAAAAAATATAAATTTAATTGTTGGCCATAATAATTCGGGAAAATCTACCATTTTAAAATCTATTTATCATTTGCAAGGATATAATTTTTCTGATGCAGATAGAACTATTGACACGAACAGAAGCTCAATTACAATTAATTTAGAGACTAATAAAAATTTTTATGACTTCAACAACTTTCCTAATAATCCATACACAGTTGAACTGGTAGAAGATGTAAAAGTAAAATTTAATTTTTCTAAGATACGTGATACATTCGCAATAACTTCAGGGATAGAAATGTTTAACAAAGGGGATGGGGCTAGCGCTCTAAATGTGACCTTTGACCCATATTTACGCATTTCAAACAAAAACTTAATTTACCCGTATTTCTCTAATAGAAGATTTAAAAGCTACAGCAAATCTATCCTGCGAAGTGAAAGAGAAAAAGTAGAAGATTTAAGTAATTTATTTGCCAAAATTGACTTCTTATCTACATCCAATAGAAATATTTCTAATCTTTACCGTGAAGCTTGTGAAAATATATTAGGATTTTATATTGGTACTGAACAAGATGAAGAAGGCAAGCATGCTGCATTTGCGATAGATGATTATAGAAGTATTCCTCTAACATCAATGGGAGATGGCGTCCCCAATATTCTAGGTCTAATTACTGATCTTTGCCTAGCAGATGACAAAATTTTCTTGATTGAGGAGCCGGAAAACGACATTCACCCTAAAGCTCTAAAAGCTCTTTTAAAGCTTATTTTAGAAAAAAGTACAACAAATCAATTTTTCATTTCTACCCACTCTAATATTGTAGTTAGAACCCTTGGTGCAAATAATTCAACAAAAATCTTTCAGATTACGACTGCAAACGATTTTTCAACCTTTGTTAAAATTCCACATTCAAAAATTTTAGAAATTTCTAACGATTCTAGAGATAGGCTTAAACTACTTGAAGATTTAGGTTACGATGTATATGATTATGCTTTGTGGAAAGGCTGGTTGTTCTTGGAAGAATCCTCAGCAGAAACTATCATAAATGAAATTCTTATTCCAAATTTCTGTGATGATCTCAGAAATAAGTTAAGGACGTTTTCCAGTAATGGATTTGATGGTATTAGCGAAAAGTATAAAAGCTTCAGTAGCCTTTTCATTTACTCTCATTTAGATTCACTTTATAAAGATCGCGCTTGGGTAATCATAGATGCAGGAGAAAAAGAAAATTCAGAAATTGAAAAATTAAAAAAATACTTTCCAGAAGGTAAAATTAATAATCAATTTAGACAGCTCAGCAAACATAATTTTGAAGAATATTACCCTGATAAGTTTTCAGAGCAAATATCAGAGATCGAAAATATAGATACATTAACACTTAGTAAAGATGAAAAGGTATCTTTAAAGAAAAAATTAAAGAAACAGCTTTTAAATGAAGTAAAAGAGTGGTATTCAAAAGAACCAAACGAAGCAAAATCAGCATTTGAGAAATCTGCAAGTGAGGTCATTAATATTCTTAAACAAATACAAGAAATACTTAAATAA
- a CDS encoding glycoside hydrolase family 18 protein: MKTILFIASSLLLFFGQTALAQSTSKPYVIIGYVTGNGWTKDQIEAKKLTHINYAFGIPDQQGQIAPLSQKDADNLAALTSLKSTNKDLKVLLSIGGWGGCKYFSDAALTDVSRRKFTQSAVDILKKHRLDGIDIDWEYPDQIGAGNIFRPEDKQNFTLFLKALRDGLDAQGKLDKRMGTNHYLLTAATGGDTAFVNHTELGKAQVYLDYVNIMTYDLYHGNDKVTGHHSPLTQSAKGDHARNSSADAVDGHIRAGVPASKIVLGLPFYGRGWADTRDQDNGLFQPATGKHSFISYDELVDKYINKNGFTRYWDADAKAPYLWNPASHTFISYADPESFTYKLAYVKSKKLAGVMFWEYIYDLKQKSVLLNTLVEGLDK, translated from the coding sequence ATGAAAACCATTCTCTTCATTGCTTCGTCACTCCTTCTTTTTTTCGGACAAACTGCATTGGCTCAGTCGACATCAAAACCCTACGTTATCATTGGCTATGTGACGGGTAATGGCTGGACCAAAGACCAGATTGAGGCAAAAAAATTAACCCACATCAATTACGCCTTTGGTATTCCAGACCAGCAGGGCCAGATTGCCCCACTGAGCCAGAAAGACGCGGATAATCTGGCCGCGCTGACGTCTCTGAAGTCGACGAACAAAGACCTGAAAGTGCTGCTTTCCATTGGGGGCTGGGGTGGCTGCAAATACTTTTCCGATGCAGCTCTGACGGATGTGTCACGCCGTAAATTCACCCAGAGCGCAGTCGACATTTTAAAGAAACACCGTCTCGATGGCATCGACATTGACTGGGAATACCCGGACCAGATTGGCGCTGGCAATATTTTTCGGCCAGAAGACAAGCAGAATTTCACACTTTTCCTAAAAGCACTGCGGGATGGTCTGGATGCGCAGGGCAAGCTGGACAAGCGCATGGGCACCAATCACTACCTGCTCACGGCCGCTACTGGGGGCGATACGGCCTTCGTTAATCATACCGAATTGGGAAAAGCGCAGGTTTATCTGGATTACGTCAACATCATGACCTACGACCTGTACCACGGCAACGACAAAGTGACTGGGCATCACAGTCCCCTGACCCAATCAGCCAAAGGTGACCATGCCCGCAACAGCAGCGCCGATGCCGTCGATGGCCATATCCGGGCGGGCGTGCCAGCTAGTAAGATTGTGCTGGGTTTACCATTCTATGGCCGTGGCTGGGCCGACACCCGCGATCAGGATAACGGCCTGTTTCAACCCGCAACAGGTAAACACTCGTTTATTAGTTACGACGAACTGGTCGATAAATACATTAACAAGAATGGGTTTACTCGCTATTGGGATGCCGATGCCAAAGCCCCCTACCTCTGGAATCCAGCGTCGCACACGTTTATTTCCTACGCTGATCCGGAATCGTTTACGTACAAACTAGCCTATGTAAAATCAAAGAAGCTGGCGGGTGTTATGTTCTGGGAGTATATCTACGATCTCAAACAGAAAAGCGTCCTGCTCAATACGCTGGTGGAGGGACTTGACAAATAA
- the purL gene encoding phosphoribosylformylglycinamidine synthase subunit PurL: MDTLESLPSLETARKLGLLPEEFDRIAEILGRRPNFTELSIFSVMWSEHCSYKNSIVWLKTLPRDSDRMLAKAGDENAGLVDIGDGLACSFKIESHNHPSALEPYQGAATGVGGINRDIFTMGARPIAQLNSLRFGDLNLPKTKRLLRGVVKGIGDYGNAFGIPTVGGELFFDDCYNTNPLVNAFSAGIVEVGKSAKATSFGVGNPVFIVGSATGKDGIHGATFASEDISAASTDKLPAVQVGDPFMEKLLLEATLEIIATGYVIGIQDMGAAGIICSTSEMSAKGEHGMIIDLDKVPTRQPNMAPFEILLSESQERMLVVIEKGKEHIIQGIFDKWDLNCAQIGEVTARGENDLGRLHFYRYGELVADVPAFDLVLGGGAPQYHREYKEPAYIKEYAKFDISDVDDIEKEDIREIAEHLLAHPNICSRKWVYEQYDSMVGTGNRSTNAPSDAAVVRVKGPGIPATDKSIVITVDCNSRYVNANPRQGAMIAVAEACRNIVCTGGEPLAVTNNLNFGNPYVPEVYWHFVEAVQGMGEACRRFSTPVTGGNVSFYNQSSDDGPVFPTPTIGMLGLMEDPAHRMTLDFKNEGDLIYLIGQSTNDIASSEYLYSFLDIKASPAPYFEFDDEWHVQEGIKTMIRKGWLQSAHDVSDGGLFVTLAESAMAGNKGFEIVSDDRHRLDSFLFGESQSRVVVTISPEQQKHLEGYLHDTVMPFMLLGTVTDSAPAFVIDGTPIMTLAEAKDLYDNALGKIMA; the protein is encoded by the coding sequence ATGGATACCCTGGAATCGCTTCCCTCGCTTGAGACCGCCCGCAAACTGGGCCTGCTACCCGAAGAATTTGATCGAATCGCCGAAATTTTAGGGCGTCGGCCAAATTTTACTGAACTGAGTATCTTCTCGGTTATGTGGTCGGAACACTGCTCCTATAAAAACTCCATCGTCTGGCTGAAAACGCTGCCCCGCGATTCGGATCGGATGCTGGCCAAAGCTGGTGATGAAAACGCCGGTCTGGTCGACATTGGCGATGGACTGGCCTGTTCATTCAAGATCGAATCGCACAACCACCCGTCGGCGCTGGAACCGTATCAGGGAGCCGCAACGGGTGTTGGCGGTATCAACCGCGATATTTTTACCATGGGTGCCCGGCCCATTGCGCAGTTGAACTCCCTGCGGTTTGGCGACCTGAACCTTCCCAAAACCAAGCGGTTGCTGCGTGGTGTTGTCAAAGGCATTGGCGATTACGGCAACGCGTTCGGGATTCCGACCGTAGGTGGCGAACTCTTCTTTGATGATTGCTACAACACCAATCCGCTGGTAAATGCATTCTCAGCGGGCATTGTGGAAGTCGGCAAATCGGCGAAAGCAACCAGCTTCGGCGTTGGTAATCCGGTGTTTATTGTTGGCTCGGCAACGGGTAAAGACGGTATTCACGGGGCCACCTTTGCCTCGGAAGACATCTCGGCTGCCTCCACAGACAAGCTACCGGCGGTGCAGGTGGGTGATCCCTTCATGGAGAAACTGTTGCTCGAAGCCACACTCGAAATCATTGCCACGGGCTATGTGATTGGTATTCAGGATATGGGTGCCGCGGGCATCATTTGTTCAACGTCGGAGATGAGTGCTAAAGGGGAACATGGTATGATCATCGACCTCGACAAAGTGCCAACCCGTCAGCCAAACATGGCCCCGTTCGAGATTCTGCTGTCCGAATCGCAGGAGCGTATGCTGGTCGTGATCGAGAAGGGAAAAGAGCACATTATTCAGGGTATTTTCGATAAGTGGGATCTGAACTGCGCCCAAATCGGGGAAGTAACGGCACGGGGCGAAAATGACCTCGGCCGTCTGCATTTCTACCGCTATGGCGAACTCGTTGCCGATGTTCCTGCTTTCGATCTGGTGTTGGGTGGGGGAGCCCCGCAATACCACCGGGAGTATAAAGAACCGGCCTATATAAAGGAATACGCCAAGTTTGATATTTCGGATGTGGATGATATCGAGAAGGAAGACATCCGCGAAATTGCCGAACACCTGCTGGCACACCCAAATATCTGCTCGCGGAAGTGGGTATACGAACAATATGATTCGATGGTGGGCACCGGAAACCGCAGCACCAATGCGCCTTCCGACGCGGCCGTTGTGCGGGTGAAAGGACCCGGTATTCCGGCAACCGATAAATCCATTGTTATCACCGTCGATTGCAACAGCCGCTACGTGAATGCGAACCCTCGTCAGGGTGCTATGATTGCCGTGGCCGAAGCCTGCCGCAACATCGTTTGCACCGGGGGCGAACCGCTGGCGGTCACCAACAACCTGAACTTCGGTAATCCCTATGTACCAGAAGTTTACTGGCATTTTGTGGAAGCGGTTCAGGGCATGGGCGAAGCCTGTCGCCGGTTCAGCACACCCGTTACGGGCGGTAACGTTAGTTTCTACAACCAAAGCTCCGACGATGGCCCGGTATTCCCGACGCCAACCATCGGTATGCTTGGCCTGATGGAAGATCCGGCCCACCGCATGACGCTGGACTTCAAGAACGAAGGCGACCTGATCTATCTGATCGGACAGTCGACGAACGACATTGCGTCGTCGGAGTACCTCTATTCATTCCTGGACATCAAAGCGTCGCCCGCGCCCTATTTCGAATTTGACGATGAGTGGCACGTGCAGGAGGGCATCAAAACCATGATTCGCAAAGGCTGGCTTCAGTCGGCCCACGACGTGTCGGACGGTGGTTTGTTTGTTACGCTGGCCGAGTCAGCGATGGCGGGGAACAAAGGCTTTGAGATTGTTTCGGACGACCGTCACCGGCTGGATTCATTCCTCTTTGGGGAGAGCCAGAGCCGCGTGGTCGTCACCATTTCACCCGAACAGCAGAAGCATCTGGAAGGCTACCTGCATGATACGGTTATGCCGTTTATGCTCCTGGGCACCGTGACGGATTCAGCGCCCGCGTTCGTGATCGACGGCACTCCGATTATGACTCTGGCTGAAGCAAAGGATCTGTACGACAATGCATTGGGTAAGATTATGGCTTAG
- the corA gene encoding magnesium/cobalt transporter CorA, with translation MSKRRRNRSAEKLLGTSPGTLTYVGQEIEHAIKIKRIDYNATDYHIDDRSRLSACKLPNTESPYVSWVDVDGIHEPKVVAALGQQYHLHPLLLEDVLNTEQKPKIDLYDDTVVFVTLKMLHHSHQLQEIDIEHVSLVLGKNYLISFQEERTKDIFQPVIDRIKASSGKTRRNGADYLLYALMDVIVDHYFVITERIGDKMDELEEQIVQEQATQQTLATLYKLKRELAFIRRTVNPLRDMIGLLLRGESELIQHSTMPFLSDLSDHINQVIETLESYRELIAGLMDVYYSIVNNRMNSVMKTLTIVSAIFIPLTFIAGIYGMNFSNMPELRSPTGYFWTLFVMAFIALGEIIYFKRRGWM, from the coding sequence ATGTCGAAACGCCGACGCAACCGATCCGCTGAGAAACTGCTCGGCACCTCACCCGGAACCCTCACCTATGTGGGGCAGGAAATCGAACACGCTATAAAAATTAAACGCATCGATTACAATGCCACCGATTACCACATTGATGACCGCAGTCGGCTAAGTGCGTGCAAGCTGCCGAACACCGAATCACCCTATGTTAGCTGGGTTGATGTGGATGGAATTCATGAGCCAAAGGTAGTGGCTGCCCTTGGTCAGCAATACCACCTGCATCCCCTGTTGCTGGAGGATGTGCTGAATACGGAACAGAAACCAAAAATCGACTTGTACGACGATACGGTGGTGTTCGTTACACTCAAAATGCTGCACCATAGTCATCAATTGCAGGAAATTGATATTGAGCACGTTAGTCTGGTGCTGGGCAAAAATTATCTGATCTCGTTTCAGGAGGAACGGACAAAGGATATTTTTCAACCCGTCATCGACCGCATCAAGGCCTCGTCGGGAAAAACCCGCCGAAATGGAGCCGATTACCTGCTGTATGCTCTGATGGACGTTATTGTAGACCATTACTTCGTAATAACAGAGCGTATTGGCGACAAGATGGACGAACTGGAAGAGCAAATTGTGCAGGAGCAGGCCACCCAGCAAACCCTGGCCACGCTCTATAAACTCAAGCGCGAACTGGCGTTTATTCGCCGGACAGTCAACCCCCTACGCGACATGATTGGTTTGTTGCTGCGGGGTGAATCCGAACTCATTCAGCACAGTACGATGCCGTTTTTGAGCGACTTGTCCGACCACATCAATCAGGTCATCGAAACGCTCGAATCGTACCGGGAACTCATTGCCGGGCTGATGGACGTCTATTACTCGATTGTCAACAACCGCATGAACTCGGTTATGAAGACGCTGACCATTGTGTCGGCTATTTTCATTCCATTGACCTTTATTGCCGGTATCTACGGGATGAATTTCAGCAATATGCCTGAATTACGATCGCCAACGGGCTATTTTTGGACCCTGTTCGTCATGGCATTCATCGCGTTGGGCGAAATCATTTATTTTAAACGACGGGGTTGGATGTGA
- a CDS encoding YfiT family bacillithiol transferase: protein MQDLEALKYPIGDFVYGQSFSADDTRQHISAIDELPIKLTELVGKWGDDRLDTPYRPEGWTIRQLVHHIADSHINAYVRTKLALTESNPTISPYEEGEWAKLPDSTLDIAPSLVILRNLHQRWVTVLAALTDVELSRTYFHPGSQRTFTLREVIALYAWHGEHHYQHAFRLAQRNGWSEKNV, encoded by the coding sequence ATGCAAGATCTGGAGGCACTCAAATACCCTATTGGCGACTTCGTTTACGGCCAATCCTTTTCGGCTGACGATACCCGGCAGCACATTTCGGCAATTGATGAACTGCCCATCAAACTGACTGAGCTGGTTGGTAAGTGGGGTGATGACCGGCTGGACACACCATATCGGCCGGAGGGCTGGACAATTCGGCAACTGGTCCATCACATCGCTGATAGCCATATCAATGCGTATGTCCGTACGAAGCTGGCGCTGACGGAATCTAACCCAACCATTTCACCCTATGAAGAAGGTGAATGGGCAAAACTGCCGGATTCTACCCTCGACATTGCACCCTCGCTGGTTATTCTGCGTAATCTGCATCAGCGGTGGGTAACGGTGCTGGCTGCTCTAACCGATGTCGAACTTAGCCGTACGTATTTTCACCCCGGTAGCCAGCGAACGTTTACCCTTCGGGAAGTGATTGCTCTGTATGCCTGGCACGGCGAACACCACTACCAGCACGCGTTTAGACTCGCCCAGCGGAACGGTTGGAGCGAAAAAAATGTATGA
- a CDS encoding DUF4403 family protein, whose amino-acid sequence MNAQRITGLILLLVFILGLDGCHRVRPDAPVQEEFEPAVTDPVSYMAGNLTFNISDLETKINRSLSTTLVPEETFEGRKGEAWKLRVERTGPVRIRYANRKVYFSAPLQVWYTNPIGLRKANKRKSRPLCALSVTFNSPVGVSSSWRLATKSNFENYQWTQEPQVQMLGIKFNVKKIAEKILDKRRADIEAAIDKAVFNGLRLDREVKKVWRDMQNPLRIAKVPENFWLLPKPFSIAVAPVYGNAKQITVPIQIAFRVKTRLGPKPLVDSLERLPRLLRRNSLPDSARIEVLAFIPYTDVNTVLAHRLIKQKLNLAGGNVTVNKAMVYGSGRKLILKADVGGRVKGTLFFHGNPHYDTLTNTLQMLDVDFDVDTKERLFATADWLLHDHLRDTIQAAMIIPLRQQIATIPDKIETAFANAKVGQKTALNLDTFRLIPQRIVIRPDGVQVLIKVKSKVAVKVKKL is encoded by the coding sequence ATGAATGCTCAGCGAATTACCGGATTAATTCTTCTACTCGTTTTTATTCTAGGTCTGGACGGGTGCCATCGCGTTCGCCCGGACGCGCCGGTTCAGGAGGAATTTGAACCGGCTGTTACCGACCCGGTTTCGTACATGGCCGGGAATTTAACCTTTAATATCAGCGACTTAGAAACGAAAATTAACCGGTCGCTTTCCACTACCCTGGTTCCTGAAGAGACCTTTGAAGGCCGTAAAGGAGAAGCCTGGAAACTACGTGTAGAGCGTACCGGCCCGGTGCGTATCCGGTACGCGAATCGAAAAGTATATTTCTCCGCCCCCCTGCAAGTTTGGTATACAAATCCGATTGGTCTTCGTAAAGCCAATAAACGCAAAAGTCGGCCACTCTGCGCGCTCTCCGTAACGTTTAACAGCCCCGTGGGCGTTAGCTCGTCCTGGCGGCTGGCAACAAAATCCAATTTTGAAAACTACCAGTGGACACAGGAACCGCAGGTGCAGATGCTGGGCATAAAGTTCAATGTAAAGAAAATTGCCGAAAAAATTCTGGATAAGCGACGGGCTGATATTGAAGCCGCTATTGATAAAGCGGTCTTTAACGGGCTCCGGCTTGATCGGGAAGTGAAGAAAGTCTGGCGGGATATGCAAAATCCGCTGCGGATTGCCAAAGTGCCCGAAAATTTCTGGCTGCTTCCCAAGCCGTTTAGCATCGCTGTAGCGCCTGTTTACGGCAATGCAAAACAAATCACGGTGCCCATTCAGATTGCGTTTCGGGTAAAAACGCGTTTGGGCCCCAAGCCATTGGTTGATTCGCTGGAGCGGTTGCCCCGGTTGCTGCGCCGAAACAGCCTGCCCGACTCAGCCCGCATCGAAGTGCTGGCCTTCATTCCCTATACCGATGTAAATACGGTATTGGCGCACAGACTGATCAAACAAAAACTTAATCTCGCGGGTGGTAATGTGACCGTAAACAAGGCGATGGTCTATGGCAGTGGCCGCAAGCTGATCTTGAAAGCGGATGTAGGAGGCCGCGTGAAAGGAACGTTGTTTTTCCACGGGAACCCGCATTACGACACCCTGACGAACACACTTCAAATGCTGGACGTTGATTTTGACGTAGATACGAAAGAACGGCTGTTTGCAACGGCTGACTGGCTGCTGCACGATCACCTTCGCGACACGATTCAGGCGGCCATGATTATACCGCTTCGTCAACAGATCGCCACCATTCCCGACAAAATAGAAACAGCCTTTGCCAATGCCAAAGTTGGTCAGAAAACGGCCCTCAATCTGGATACATTCCGGCTCATTCCGCAGCGCATCGTTATCCGGCCTGATGGGGTTCAGGTGTTGATCAAGGTAAAATCTAAGGTAGCCGTAAAAGTAAAAAAGCTATAA
- a CDS encoding DUF5958 family protein — translation MSLEEEIAINQFGQGALSEADMLNAFAQLDAPQQRKRFIQLYLHVASQKLAASDVDQALSNCSLTTEDPVNKYLNLAYFKVGSKGIIYTPYTEEPPEGDLVKPYKVLLYVFKANYQRRYAVEKDNSTMWWYQDFSKSKTAQDLLDTHRRLAEEIYANASFRTEFMTMAKLWHTYYDMMQTLRQEPPAEPKTRFDFIRYDQIEHDPTWTAANDRMRACALLRSSVEKALFKQYGQDIDEIRRLTLDVINRHMHETYSSGIDEYIGY, via the coding sequence ATGAGCCTGGAAGAGGAAATAGCCATTAACCAATTTGGTCAGGGTGCTTTGTCGGAGGCAGACATGCTGAACGCCTTTGCTCAACTGGATGCGCCCCAACAACGCAAACGGTTTATTCAGCTTTACCTTCATGTAGCCAGCCAGAAGCTGGCGGCTTCCGATGTTGACCAGGCGCTTTCCAATTGTTCACTGACTACCGAGGACCCTGTCAATAAGTACCTGAATCTTGCGTATTTCAAGGTTGGTTCCAAGGGAATAATTTACACTCCATATACGGAAGAGCCCCCCGAAGGCGATCTGGTAAAGCCCTATAAGGTGCTGTTGTATGTGTTCAAAGCCAATTACCAACGGCGATATGCTGTAGAAAAGGACAACTCGACAATGTGGTGGTATCAGGATTTTTCTAAAAGCAAAACCGCACAGGACCTACTGGACACCCATCGCAGATTGGCCGAGGAAATCTACGCCAATGCCAGCTTTCGAACGGAGTTTATGACCATGGCCAAATTATGGCACACGTACTATGACATGATGCAAACTTTGCGTCAGGAACCTCCTGCGGAGCCTAAGACGCGCTTTGATTTTATTCGGTACGACCAAATAGAGCACGATCCCACCTGGACAGCAGCAAATGATCGGATGCGGGCATGCGCCTTATTACGCAGTTCCGTCGAAAAAGCATTGTTTAAACAATATGGCCAGGATATCGATGAGATCAGGCGATTGACCCTGGACGTCATTAACCGGCACATGCATGAAACGTATTCCAGCGGGATTGATGAGTACATAGGCTACTAG